The Echinicola rosea genome has a segment encoding these proteins:
- a CDS encoding multicopper oxidase domain-containing protein produces the protein MKKFPNIILAIFAFALSFLLSGLTNAQNLTEKSVEGNTDNLPVREYAISINELAVNKAGKEVMGMAINGSVPGPTLTFTEGEYAVIYVKNEMDEETSIHWHGLLLPNFYDGVPYLTTPPIAPGETQKYEFPLKQAGTYWYHSHTMLQEQSGVFGSIVIHPRKENLAYDKELVIILSDWTNEKPMNVLRFLKRGTEWYNWRKGTATPLNRVIARGAMGAQLNFWRQRMESADIADIYYPTFLVNGEQVQEYSNFKPGEKVRLRIINGAASTSFWMTFGGEMPTLVAADGLNVEPVKRNKTFIAIAETYDFIVSIPESGKMEFRATAQDGSGTASAFLGQGEVLAAEDVPRPDKIGMMMQMAKMDMRMGAPALKFNPKKDDPQKMMENWGMQMKGDKNPDNDMPGMNMAGNKEEVSQMDHSSMDISDDKNSKMDPPSAPMAEMPGMENMDMFSEYNYNYLKSPEKTVYGKDVPVNEILLNLTGNMNRYIWSMNGIPLSETDKIKIKERQITRITLNNLTMMHHPMHLHGHFFRVINESGDYSPLKHTVNVPPMQKVTIEFYGNEYGDWFFHCHILYHMMGGMARVVSYDTPEDPRMKPFPISKLIHETNRFYSWGMADVASHNTTVNLTTSNIRNQFNLSMEYGWNQNLEAEFSYEYYLYDYLRVFGGINVENTTRNSLDDMKTIAVAGIRWFTPYMFNVDLRIDNELRPRIGIGRSLMIFPKLSIFGYYEYQIDAGLVNGLEAGQNYKEEIVWSAGAQYMLSKNFSLMTSYDNRFGAGGGLSVMF, from the coding sequence ATGAAAAAATTCCCTAATATAATTTTAGCAATTTTCGCATTTGCCTTGTCTTTTTTATTATCAGGGCTAACTAATGCGCAAAACCTCACTGAAAAATCAGTCGAAGGCAACACTGATAATCTTCCTGTAAGAGAATATGCCATTTCCATAAATGAGCTGGCAGTGAACAAGGCAGGCAAAGAAGTCATGGGAATGGCCATTAATGGCAGTGTCCCGGGACCCACACTTACTTTTACTGAAGGTGAATATGCCGTAATATATGTAAAAAACGAGATGGATGAAGAAACTTCCATTCACTGGCACGGTTTGTTGTTGCCAAATTTTTATGACGGGGTTCCTTACCTCACCACTCCGCCCATCGCGCCTGGGGAAACACAGAAGTACGAATTTCCCCTGAAACAAGCCGGTACCTATTGGTATCATTCACATACCATGCTGCAAGAGCAGAGTGGTGTTTTTGGCTCTATCGTCATCCATCCTAGAAAAGAAAACCTGGCCTATGACAAAGAGCTCGTTATAATACTTTCGGACTGGACGAATGAAAAGCCTATGAACGTACTCCGTTTTCTGAAACGAGGAACCGAATGGTACAACTGGCGAAAAGGTACGGCCACACCCCTCAACCGCGTTATTGCCAGAGGTGCAATGGGAGCCCAGTTAAATTTCTGGAGGCAGAGAATGGAAAGTGCAGACATTGCCGATATATATTACCCGACCTTTTTAGTTAATGGTGAACAAGTTCAGGAATATTCCAATTTCAAACCCGGAGAAAAGGTTAGGCTTAGAATTATTAACGGGGCAGCTTCTACCTCGTTTTGGATGACGTTTGGTGGTGAAATGCCGACCTTAGTTGCGGCCGATGGACTAAATGTTGAGCCGGTCAAGCGCAATAAAACATTTATTGCCATTGCGGAGACCTACGATTTTATTGTAAGTATTCCGGAAAGTGGAAAGATGGAATTTCGGGCCACCGCTCAGGATGGTTCGGGAACAGCCTCTGCTTTTTTGGGCCAAGGTGAAGTTTTAGCAGCCGAAGATGTTCCCCGCCCTGATAAAATAGGGATGATGATGCAAATGGCAAAAATGGACATGCGCATGGGGGCTCCTGCCCTAAAATTTAATCCTAAAAAGGACGATCCCCAAAAAATGATGGAGAACTGGGGAATGCAAATGAAAGGCGACAAAAACCCGGATAATGATATGCCGGGTATGAATATGGCCGGAAATAAGGAAGAGGTCTCCCAAATGGATCATTCCTCAATGGATATATCTGATGATAAAAACTCCAAAATGGATCCGCCAAGTGCTCCCATGGCTGAAATGCCCGGGATGGAAAACATGGATATGTTTTCAGAATACAATTACAATTATCTGAAATCACCTGAAAAAACGGTTTATGGTAAGGATGTTCCAGTCAATGAAATCCTCCTCAATCTTACAGGGAATATGAACCGCTACATCTGGAGCATGAATGGTATTCCCCTATCTGAAACAGATAAAATAAAAATCAAAGAGCGGCAAATTACCCGAATCACACTTAACAACCTGACGATGATGCACCATCCCATGCACCTGCATGGTCATTTTTTCCGTGTCATCAACGAAAGCGGTGATTACTCGCCCCTGAAGCATACGGTGAATGTGCCACCCATGCAAAAAGTAACCATTGAGTTTTACGGGAACGAATATGGAGATTGGTTCTTTCATTGCCATATTCTCTATCATATGATGGGAGGTATGGCACGGGTAGTCAGCTATGATACACCGGAAGACCCTAGAATGAAACCCTTTCCAATTTCCAAACTGATTCACGAAACCAACCGCTTCTATAGTTGGGGAATGGCAGATGTTGCCTCACATAATACAACAGTCAATCTGACCACTTCAAACATTCGCAATCAATTCAATTTATCAATGGAATACGGATGGAATCAGAACCTGGAAGCTGAATTTTCTTATGAGTATTATCTGTACGATTATTTGAGGGTTTTTGGAGGTATTAATGTTGAGAATACCACCAGGAATAGTTTGGATGATATGAAGACAATTGCCGTGGCTGGTATCCGGTGGTTTACACCTTATATGTTCAATGTTGACCTAAGGATAGATAATGAGCTTCGGCCTAGAATTGGAATCGGTCGATCGCTGATGATATTTCCGAAGTTATCAATTTTTGGCTATTACGAATATCAAATTGATGCAGGATTGGTAAACGGTCTGGAGGCCGGCCAAAATTACAAAGAAGAAATTGTATGGAGTGCCGGTGCACAATACATGCTTTCTAAGAATTTTTCACTGATGACAAGCTATGACAACCGCTTCGGAGCAGGGGGCGGATTATCTGTCATGTTTTAA
- a CDS encoding PepSY domain-containing protein encodes MKRNRNYYIRKTHRYLGIFIGIQFIGWTVSGLYFSWTDIDEIHGDQFHHEHVTTHSPRNLISPAQLDSTRGISSLELRYINHQPHYWVNDSLLYNAQTGQIKKGITETEAVEIAQNHLVKNLEILKTEWITETDNHHEYRGRPLPAWAVHFDHPEKLVAYIDASNGRFERVRHNSWRWFDFLWMFHTMDYAGRDNFNNWLLRAFSVFGLFTVLSGFTLYAVSSKTFLKTTSKLKKNK; translated from the coding sequence ATGAAACGAAACAGAAACTACTACATCCGAAAAACACACCGGTATCTGGGGATTTTTATAGGCATTCAGTTTATTGGGTGGACGGTCAGCGGCCTCTATTTCAGTTGGACGGATATTGACGAAATCCATGGAGACCAGTTCCACCATGAGCATGTCACGACCCATTCACCCCGGAACCTGATCAGTCCGGCACAATTGGATTCAACGCGTGGTATTTCATCCCTTGAGCTTCGCTACATCAATCACCAACCGCATTATTGGGTCAACGATAGTCTGCTCTACAATGCCCAGACCGGACAAATCAAAAAGGGCATAACCGAAACGGAGGCGGTCGAAATCGCACAGAACCATCTTGTAAAAAACCTGGAAATCCTGAAAACAGAATGGATTACTGAAACCGACAACCATCATGAATACCGTGGCAGGCCGCTACCAGCCTGGGCTGTCCACTTTGATCATCCCGAAAAACTGGTAGCGTACATTGATGCCTCCAATGGCCGCTTTGAGCGGGTAAGGCACAACAGTTGGCGTTGGTTCGATTTTCTCTGGATGTTTCACACCATGGATTATGCCGGGCGGGACAACTTTAACAATTGGCTGCTCAGGGCATTTTCAGTCTTTGGCCTTTTTACAGTGCTATCAGGCTTTACACTTTACGCAGTATCCTCTAAAACTTTCTTAAAAACCACTTCAAAACTTAAAAAGAATAAATGA
- a CDS encoding APC family permease, with protein sequence MEESYKKGSLSLLGSIALGTGVMIGAGIFALLGQVAELSGTWFPYIFVLGALISAFSAYSYIKVSNTYPSAGGIAMILKKAYGKSTITASASLLMALSMVINESLVARTFGSYTLQLFEVENKELWIPILGVALLVSAFLINISGNKLIGKSSQFMSFIKIIGILIFAIGALWAVGFSLEGLIPKAIKNTDYSATSYIGALALSILAYKGFTTITNSGGEITEPQKNVGLSIIISLLICTVVYFLVAFAVNSSLTISEIIQAKDYSLAEAARPAFGDFGLHFTVAIAIIATISGVIASIFAVSRMTAMLTDMELIPHSHLGMSGRIQKHMLVYVVFIAIILTIFFDLSRIASIGAIFYLVMDIIIHWGVYKYLRKEVKANGTIVLTAMVLDFIVLAAFLWIKASSDLLVLIVSASVMLIVFAGEKWFLSRADKSTQK encoded by the coding sequence ATGGAAGAAAGTTATAAAAAAGGAAGTTTAAGTTTATTAGGATCAATTGCTTTAGGCACTGGTGTAATGATCGGTGCAGGAATCTTTGCATTATTGGGCCAGGTGGCTGAACTGTCAGGGACCTGGTTTCCTTACATTTTCGTTTTGGGAGCTCTCATTTCAGCATTTAGTGCTTACTCCTACATCAAAGTTTCAAATACGTATCCTTCGGCTGGGGGGATAGCCATGATTTTGAAAAAAGCTTATGGTAAATCAACAATAACAGCTTCTGCATCATTATTAATGGCACTATCCATGGTAATCAACGAAAGCCTGGTTGCCAGAACTTTTGGCTCTTATACCCTACAACTGTTCGAAGTTGAAAACAAGGAACTTTGGATTCCCATATTGGGTGTTGCTCTTTTGGTTAGCGCTTTTTTGATTAACATATCTGGCAACAAGCTGATAGGAAAGTCATCACAGTTCATGTCATTTATCAAAATTATCGGAATTCTGATTTTTGCCATAGGAGCTCTCTGGGCAGTGGGTTTTTCTCTGGAAGGGTTGATACCAAAAGCCATCAAAAACACTGATTATTCAGCAACCAGTTATATTGGGGCTTTAGCACTTTCCATTTTGGCCTACAAAGGATTCACTACAATAACTAATAGTGGTGGCGAAATTACAGAACCTCAAAAAAATGTTGGCCTGTCTATTATTATTTCTTTGTTGATATGCACAGTGGTGTATTTTCTGGTTGCTTTCGCTGTAAACTCAAGCCTTACAATCTCTGAAATTATTCAAGCCAAAGATTACTCCCTTGCTGAAGCTGCCAGACCTGCTTTTGGAGATTTTGGTCTTCATTTTACCGTTGCTATTGCCATAATAGCTACTATTTCGGGAGTGATTGCCAGCATTTTTGCAGTCTCTCGTATGACGGCTATGCTTACAGATATGGAACTTATTCCACATAGTCATTTGGGCATGTCAGGCCGAATACAGAAGCATATGTTGGTGTATGTGGTGTTTATCGCTATCATCCTGACTATTTTCTTTGATCTGTCCAGAATTGCTTCCATAGGAGCCATTTTTTATTTGGTGATGGACATCATTATTCATTGGGGTGTATATAAGTATTTGAGGAAAGAGGTGAAAGCCAATGGAACAATTGTACTCACAGCGATGGTGTTGGATTTCATCGTATTGGCAGCTTTCTTATGGATCAAGGCATCATCTGACCTTTTGGTTCTTATTGTTTCTGCATCTGTGATGCTAATAGTTTTTGCAGGTGAAAAATGGTTCTTAAGTCGAGCAGATAAATCTACCCAAAAATGA
- a CDS encoding DUF3347 domain-containing protein — protein MKNTILIVSMALVSFGVFAQHDHGSHDEKKEMSQKMEPMFKDKKLGIAYGHYIHLKEALVASQMNEAKKAATKLEASLGSEDNWQEAKAEAAKVVSATTLDGQRKAFASLSNEMASLVKSGELSMGEVYLEYCPMANNNAGAYWLSNQKEIKNPYFGDKMLKCGSVKETIN, from the coding sequence ATGAAAAACACAATTCTAATAGTTTCAATGGCTTTAGTAAGCTTTGGAGTATTTGCGCAACACGATCACGGTAGTCATGATGAAAAAAAGGAAATGAGCCAAAAGATGGAGCCTATGTTCAAAGACAAAAAATTGGGTATTGCTTACGGCCATTATATCCACTTGAAAGAAGCCCTGGTCGCTTCACAGATGAATGAGGCCAAAAAGGCTGCAACCAAACTGGAAGCGTCTTTAGGCTCCGAAGATAACTGGCAGGAAGCTAAGGCGGAGGCGGCAAAGGTGGTTTCAGCTACTACTTTGGATGGCCAGCGCAAAGCTTTTGCTTCGTTGAGTAATGAAATGGCCTCTTTAGTAAAAAGTGGTGAACTTTCTATGGGTGAAGTGTACCTGGAGTATTGCCCCATGGCAAATAACAATGCCGGTGCCTATTGGCTATCCAATCAAAAGGAAATCAAAAACCCATACTTCGGTGACAAAATGCTGAAGTGCGGGAGTGTAAAAGAGACAATAAACTAA
- a CDS encoding TolC family protein, translated as MKIIINIVILVFLGTSLSQAQTLDDYFKIAAENNPGLQAKYREFEAAIQKVEQVNTLPDPNFSFGYFISPVETRVGPQKARFSLTQMFPWFGTLRAQGNAAALMAEAKYQAFLDARNRLYYQVAAAYYPLYELNQWKEIERENIEILESYKTIANKKFENGAGTMVDVLRVDIMLKDATTNLSILNDKEAPLLTRFNKLLNREENALVIVEDSLVAQALPDNFRKDSLLTNNPVLEELDLKIASSEASEEVAYKQGLPKFGVGLDYAIVGNRPEVELPDNGQDILMPMVSVSIPIFRSKYKAAVKEAQLMQESYSLQKKDFANTLTSNYEMAWFEIQQQQELIELYDQQIQESNQALNLLFTAYSNSGNEFEEVLRMQQQLLKYEKMKATAATQYQIALAKLNYLTAKTY; from the coding sequence ATGAAGATCATTATAAATATTGTAATACTCGTTTTTCTCGGAACTAGCCTGAGTCAGGCGCAGACTCTGGATGACTATTTTAAAATAGCAGCAGAAAACAATCCGGGATTACAGGCGAAATATCGGGAATTTGAAGCGGCCATACAGAAAGTGGAGCAGGTAAATACTTTACCGGACCCTAATTTCTCTTTTGGTTATTTCATTTCACCGGTGGAAACGAGGGTAGGGCCACAAAAGGCAAGGTTTTCCCTGACCCAGATGTTTCCCTGGTTTGGGACGCTACGGGCACAGGGAAATGCCGCAGCTTTAATGGCAGAGGCAAAATATCAAGCCTTCTTAGACGCTCGGAATAGGTTATACTACCAGGTGGCAGCGGCCTATTATCCGCTTTATGAACTTAATCAATGGAAAGAGATTGAGCGCGAGAATATTGAAATACTGGAATCTTATAAAACCATTGCCAATAAGAAGTTTGAAAATGGAGCGGGTACTATGGTGGACGTCTTGCGCGTAGATATTATGTTGAAGGATGCCACAACCAACCTTTCCATTCTGAACGATAAGGAAGCGCCTCTGCTGACCCGGTTTAATAAACTGCTCAACAGAGAGGAAAACGCATTGGTAATCGTAGAGGATTCTCTCGTTGCTCAAGCCTTGCCTGATAATTTCAGAAAGGACTCTTTGCTTACGAACAACCCTGTACTGGAAGAACTGGACTTAAAAATAGCCTCCAGTGAGGCAAGTGAGGAGGTCGCTTACAAACAAGGGCTTCCAAAATTTGGTGTAGGATTGGATTATGCTATTGTGGGAAACAGACCTGAAGTGGAACTTCCCGACAATGGTCAGGACATTCTAATGCCTATGGTTTCTGTCAGCATTCCCATTTTCAGGAGTAAATATAAAGCCGCTGTTAAAGAAGCACAGCTCATGCAGGAAAGCTATTCACTCCAAAAAAAGGACTTTGCCAATACCCTAACGTCAAACTACGAAATGGCCTGGTTTGAAATTCAACAACAGCAAGAATTGATTGAGCTATACGATCAACAAATTCAGGAATCCAATCAGGCTTTAAATCTATTATTTACGGCTTACAGTAATTCAGGAAATGAATTTGAAGAGGTACTGCGTATGCAACAGCAGCTCTTAAAATATGAAAAGATGAAGGCAACGGCCGCAACGCAGTACCAAATTGCCCTGGCCAAACTCAATTACTTAACTGCAAAAACATATTAA
- a CDS encoding site-specific integrase, protein MRHLERFWKMVTMAVKMEWVSRDPFEKYLLKFHRVDRDFLNHEELEAVENKDFKIVRLQWVRDLFVFSCYTGLAYIDAMNLTPSNITIGIDGEYWLSTCRQKTDQPVRVPILPKAWEIIEKYRTHPRALQKGSVFPMISNQKLNSYLKEIADLCGIEKNLTFHLARHTFATTVTLCNGVPLETVSKMLGHSKITTTQVYAKVVEKKVREDMHTLREKLAAPKLMRRAK, encoded by the coding sequence ATGAGGCACCTAGAGAGGTTCTGGAAGATGGTGACCATGGCTGTAAAAATGGAATGGGTAAGCCGGGATCCCTTTGAAAAGTATCTGCTCAAATTTCATCGAGTTGATAGGGATTTCCTTAATCACGAAGAGTTGGAGGCAGTAGAAAACAAGGACTTCAAGATTGTGCGTTTGCAGTGGGTCAGGGATCTGTTTGTGTTCAGTTGCTATACCGGACTGGCCTACATCGATGCGATGAACCTGACACCATCCAACATCACGATTGGCATTGATGGGGAGTACTGGCTTTCCACCTGCCGCCAGAAAACCGACCAACCTGTCAGGGTTCCCATCCTTCCCAAGGCCTGGGAGATTATTGAGAAATACAGAACCCACCCAAGGGCTTTGCAAAAAGGATCTGTATTCCCTATGATCTCTAATCAAAAGCTTAACTCTTATCTGAAAGAAATAGCCGACCTGTGCGGGATTGAAAAGAACCTCACCTTTCACCTGGCCAGGCATACATTTGCCACCACCGTTACTCTTTGCAATGGTGTCCCGTTGGAGACTGTGAGCAAGATGCTGGGTCATTCAAAAATCACCACTACTCAGGTTTACGCTAAAGTGGTGGAGAAGAAGGTAAGGGAAGACATGCACACTCTCCGGGAGAAGCTGGCAGCACCAAAATTGATGAGAAGGGCGAAGTAG
- a CDS encoding efflux RND transporter periplasmic adaptor subunit, protein MNTNKKIVIVALSTLAIGLLLGWLIFGGSSSESKMDDEHQHTTEIAGETVWTCSMHPQIRQSEPGDCPICGMDLIPLEDDQNEVLDPMAVSMSPTAMQLADIRTAAVGTMDPVKSVRLNGKVQEDERLVFSQSSHIPGRIEKLMVNFTGEFVRKGQAIAYIYSPDLVTAQEELFEAQKIKDTQPQLFNSAKEKLKNWKLSDSQVEQILKVGTPKEEFAVQADVSGYVTEKMVNLGDYIRKGEAIYEIADLSKVWVLFDVYESDMPWIKKGDKVNFTVASLPGETFEGKITFLDPVIDPKTRVAKARVEVPNKDNQLKPEMFASGTVEATLPKKSNNIVVPKTAVMWTGKRSVVYVKNTTSSGVSFMMRDVTLGPGLGDSFIVESGLEEGEEIAVNGTFSIDAAAQLSGKASMMNPEGGPAMTGHNHGGMDTPASSGQVKKKETKPVSISQKAKEALRPLYTEYLKFKDALTADEFDQAQKAASDLKTTLDKVNMSAFTGESHNAWMSYSSDLKNALQHVQHLKTIAELRTTFQQVSEGMIAMTKAFNPLDQTLYVQFCPMADNNKGANWLSTEEEIRNPYFGESMLTCGEVEENIK, encoded by the coding sequence ATGAACACGAATAAAAAAATAGTAATCGTAGCACTGTCAACACTGGCAATAGGTTTATTGCTGGGTTGGTTGATTTTTGGTGGTTCATCATCCGAAAGTAAAATGGATGATGAGCACCAGCACACTACAGAAATAGCTGGCGAGACCGTGTGGACTTGCTCAATGCATCCTCAGATCCGTCAGAGTGAACCCGGAGACTGCCCTATCTGTGGCATGGACCTTATTCCTTTGGAGGATGATCAGAATGAAGTACTTGACCCTATGGCAGTAAGTATGTCGCCTACCGCCATGCAACTGGCTGATATCAGAACGGCTGCTGTAGGAACCATGGATCCGGTTAAGTCGGTTAGGCTGAACGGAAAGGTACAGGAAGATGAGCGACTGGTTTTTTCTCAGTCTTCCCATATACCGGGCAGGATAGAAAAGCTGATGGTCAATTTCACAGGTGAGTTCGTAAGGAAAGGGCAGGCCATTGCTTATATATACTCTCCAGATTTGGTTACTGCACAGGAGGAATTATTTGAAGCACAAAAAATTAAAGATACACAGCCGCAATTGTTTAATTCCGCCAAAGAAAAGCTCAAAAATTGGAAACTTTCCGACAGTCAGGTAGAGCAAATTCTCAAAGTGGGGACACCGAAAGAGGAATTTGCTGTTCAAGCTGATGTTTCGGGTTATGTAACTGAGAAAATGGTAAATCTGGGTGATTACATCCGAAAGGGAGAGGCTATTTATGAGATTGCAGACCTTTCAAAGGTATGGGTATTGTTTGATGTTTATGAATCGGATATGCCCTGGATCAAAAAAGGTGATAAGGTAAACTTTACAGTGGCCTCTCTACCGGGAGAGACATTTGAAGGTAAGATAACCTTCCTGGATCCTGTTATTGATCCTAAGACAAGAGTAGCAAAAGCAAGGGTAGAAGTGCCCAACAAAGACAATCAGCTAAAACCTGAAATGTTTGCATCCGGTACGGTAGAAGCTACATTGCCGAAAAAGTCAAATAACATAGTGGTTCCCAAAACTGCTGTTATGTGGACAGGCAAGCGTTCGGTAGTTTATGTAAAAAATACCACTAGTAGTGGAGTAAGTTTCATGATGCGTGATGTGACGCTTGGGCCGGGTTTAGGTGACAGCTTTATTGTGGAGAGTGGCCTTGAAGAAGGTGAAGAGATAGCAGTCAATGGCACCTTCAGCATTGATGCAGCAGCACAACTAAGCGGAAAGGCAAGCATGATGAATCCTGAAGGAGGCCCGGCAATGACAGGGCATAACCACGGGGGTATGGATACGCCAGCTTCGTCAGGCCAGGTCAAGAAAAAAGAGACTAAGCCAGTGTCAATTAGTCAGAAGGCGAAAGAAGCATTGCGGCCCCTTTATACTGAATACCTCAAATTTAAGGATGCCTTAACGGCTGATGAATTTGATCAGGCTCAAAAAGCCGCTTCCGATCTCAAAACAACACTGGATAAGGTGAATATGTCTGCTTTTACCGGTGAGTCACACAATGCCTGGATGAGCTATAGCAGTGACCTGAAAAATGCATTGCAACATGTTCAGCACCTTAAAACGATAGCCGAACTACGCACTACATTTCAGCAGGTATCTGAAGGAATGATTGCCATGACCAAAGCCTTTAATCCATTGGATCAGACACTGTACGTTCAGTTTTGCCCAATGGCAGATAATAACAAAGGAGCTAACTGGCTAAGCACCGAAGAGGAGATCCGCAATCCCTACTTCGGGGAATCTATGCTCACTTGTGGGGAGGTAGAGGAAAATATCAAGTAA
- a CDS encoding copper-translocating P-type ATPase has translation MEKHNHEHHKHHHHDDDHQKSQSSDDQTVNKSDHQHGHHDHHAMMIDDFKKRFWISLVLTVPILALSHMIQQLLGFELTFFGDQYFLFGLSTIVFFYGGWPFLKGLWDELKDKNPGMMTLIAVAITVAYVYSSAVVFGLEGMDFFWELVTLIVIMLLGHWIEMKSVMGASRALELLVQMMPSEAHLVHGDQIKDIKVDELKKEDIILIKANEKIPADGTVVDGESHLDESMLTGESKPVKKSKGDQVIGGSVNGSQSIKVKVSKTGKESYLNKVITLVEEAQKAKSKTQNLANIAARWLTFIAIGAGTITLVTWISLGKPLDFALERMVTVMVISCPHALGLAIPLVVAISTAVSAGKGLLIRNRTAFENARKITAMVFDKTGTLTEGKFGVSRYESLSDDMNKNELLSFAASLEQQSEHPIAQGIVKAAKEAGLALKKVENFESLTAKGIQGKIEGQNWKVVSPGYLKENDINIPDQAGSDEAETIVYVLQENLIIGFIALSDQIREESPKAIETLREKGMKLYMATGDNEKTAKAVSEKLGLDGYYSEVLPHQKVEIIKKLQKEGHFVAMTGDGVNDAPALAQANVGIAVGSGTDVAAETADIILVNSNPKDIANLVLFGRATYNKMIQNLAWATGYNAIALPLATGFIPGLVISPAIGAVFMSLSTVIVAINAQLLKRKIKN, from the coding sequence ATGGAAAAGCATAATCACGAACATCACAAGCACCATCACCACGATGATGACCACCAAAAGAGCCAATCATCAGATGATCAAACCGTCAACAAATCAGACCATCAGCATGGACACCACGACCATCATGCCATGATGATCGATGATTTCAAGAAGCGTTTTTGGATTTCTCTGGTGCTCACGGTACCGATCCTGGCATTATCTCACATGATCCAGCAATTACTGGGATTTGAGCTGACCTTTTTTGGTGATCAGTACTTCCTTTTTGGGCTTTCCACTATTGTCTTCTTTTATGGGGGCTGGCCTTTTCTCAAAGGACTTTGGGATGAGCTGAAAGACAAAAACCCGGGCATGATGACCTTGATTGCAGTGGCCATTACCGTGGCTTACGTATACAGCTCGGCCGTGGTGTTTGGTTTGGAAGGGATGGACTTCTTCTGGGAGCTGGTCACACTGATTGTCATCATGCTGCTGGGGCACTGGATCGAAATGAAATCGGTAATGGGAGCATCAAGGGCACTTGAATTGCTGGTGCAAATGATGCCTTCCGAAGCGCACCTGGTACATGGAGACCAAATCAAGGACATCAAAGTGGATGAACTGAAAAAAGAAGACATCATCCTAATAAAAGCCAATGAGAAAATACCTGCGGACGGCACAGTGGTGGATGGAGAAAGTCATCTGGACGAAAGCATGCTCACCGGTGAAAGCAAGCCGGTGAAAAAATCCAAAGGAGACCAGGTAATTGGCGGATCGGTGAATGGCAGTCAATCCATCAAGGTAAAGGTGTCCAAAACCGGCAAAGAGAGCTACCTAAACAAAGTGATCACCTTGGTGGAAGAGGCTCAGAAAGCCAAATCCAAAACCCAAAATCTGGCCAACATTGCCGCTAGATGGCTCACGTTCATTGCCATTGGTGCCGGCACGATTACACTAGTAACCTGGATCAGTCTGGGCAAACCGTTGGACTTTGCCCTGGAGCGGATGGTGACCGTCATGGTCATTTCATGTCCACACGCACTGGGTTTGGCCATACCACTAGTTGTAGCCATTTCCACTGCTGTTTCAGCAGGAAAAGGCTTGCTGATCCGCAACCGTACTGCTTTTGAAAATGCCCGGAAGATTACCGCAATGGTGTTTGACAAAACAGGCACGTTGACCGAAGGCAAATTTGGTGTCTCACGATATGAGAGCCTTTCTGATGATATGAACAAAAATGAACTGCTGTCCTTTGCCGCTTCGCTGGAGCAGCAATCGGAGCACCCAATTGCACAAGGCATTGTGAAAGCAGCGAAAGAGGCAGGCCTGGCATTGAAAAAGGTAGAAAATTTTGAATCATTAACGGCCAAGGGCATTCAAGGCAAGATCGAGGGACAAAATTGGAAAGTAGTCAGCCCCGGCTACCTGAAAGAAAACGACATAAATATCCCCGATCAGGCAGGATCTGATGAGGCAGAAACCATCGTGTATGTGCTGCAAGAGAATCTAATAATAGGCTTCATAGCCTTGTCCGACCAAATCAGGGAAGAAAGCCCTAAAGCCATCGAAACGCTTCGGGAAAAAGGCATGAAGCTATACATGGCTACCGGGGACAATGAGAAAACCGCCAAGGCAGTCAGTGAAAAACTCGGGCTGGATGGCTACTACAGTGAGGTACTGCCCCATCAAAAAGTGGAAATCATCAAGAAACTCCAAAAAGAAGGCCACTTTGTAGCCATGACGGGTGATGGTGTGAATGACGCCCCTGCACTGGCACAGGCTAATGTGGGTATTGCAGTAGGTTCCGGTACCGATGTGGCTGCTGAGACAGCCGACATCATATTGGTCAACAGCAACCCAAAGGACATTGCCAATCTGGTACTATTTGGCAGAGCCACCTACAACAAGATGATCCAGAACCTCGCCTGGGCAACAGGCTATAACGCTATCGCATTGCCACTGGCCACAGGCTTTATTCCAGGCCTGGTGATCAGTCCTGCTATAGGCGCAGTATTCATGAGCCTGAGTACGGTCATAGTGGCCATCAATGCGCAATTGCTGAAACGAAAAATTAAGAACTGA